Part of the Bacillus sp. N1-1 genome, TTACATCTCTAATAGGTGTCTTTCTATTATCGATTACTGCTGAAGGTTATTTTCTTACGCACTTACCAGCTTCATTGAGGGTTATCACTGGGATAGGTGCACTTCTATTGATATATCCTGGTATGTTTACGGATATTATCGGCGGTTTGATTTTTATAGCTATACTAGCGAAGAATCTATTATCAAAAAGACACTCTACCGAAAACACAATATCAACTTAGATTTCATTTTATTAATGGAAGGGAAAGTGAATATGGATCTCAATCTAAAAGGAAAATCAGTCGTCGTAACAGCTGCAAGCAAAGGACTTGGAAGAGCTTCGGCCCTTGCATTTGCGAAGGAAGGTGCGCATGTTATTTTATCAAGTCGAAGTGAAGATGAACTGAAAAAAGCATGTGAAGAAATCATCGAAGAGACAGGGAATGAGCAGGTTACCTGGACTGTTTGCGATATGACAAAAGCGGATGATATTAATCGATTGATGACGTTTGCCGCAGAAACGAATGGTACAGTAGATGTGTTAATTAATAATGCGGGCGGTCCTCCAGCTGGTCGGTTTGAGGATTTCGATGATGAAGGTTGGCAGAATGCTTTTGAACTGAATCTATTAAGCTTCGTTCGAACGTCAAGAGCAGCAATTCCTTACATGAAGGAAAATGGATGGGGACGTATCTTGAATATCGCTTCTTCTTCAATTAAACAATCGCTAGATAACCTGATCCTCTCGAATACATTTCGAGCAGGGATTGTAGGACTAGCAAAAAGTCTTTCACAGGAATATGCAGAGCATAATATTCTTGTAAATACAGTTGGCCCAGGACGTATTGCTACTGATCGTGTGGAGCAACTTGATCAAATTAAGGCAGATCAGTTAGGCATCAATGTTGCTGAATTAAAGAGTCAGGCGGAGCAATCCATTCCGATGAAAAGATACGGGGAACCTGATGAATTTGCAAAGGCGATCGTATTTCTCGGATCAGATGCAAATACTTATATGACCGGGCAATCACTCGTTGTGGACGGCGGCCTTGTGAAGGCATTATAAAGAGGGGAGGGACGCAGTTTGACTGCGTCCTTTTTTCTTTGAGAATCTCCCCCTAATCATTTTTCTTTTAGGAAGAAACCGATATAATAGAAGAAGATGAAAATGACTAATTCTGGTGTTGCTAAACCCTTTGGTTTCAAAGCAATTGTCGGTACAGGGAGGGTGATTGGATGGTAGACGCGAAAGAACGGATTCTAGAAGCGACGGATATTCATAAAGCAACTGAGATGATCAGCATTGCGACGAATAAGCCAGTTATTATTGAGAACAAAAATTTTGAGCTTATTTCCTATAGCACAGCGTCGGAAAGTTTTGATCAAACGCAGCAAAAAACCATTTTATATAAGAAATGCCCAGTTTTTATTATTGATCGTTTAAAAAAAGAAGGGATCGTGCAACAGCTTGAGAGCAATGAAGCTCCCATTCGCATTGCCCCTATTGAAGAAATCGGCTTTTATCAGCGCGTGGTTGTGAAAGCGATTTATGAAGAGCGGACAATGGGATATCTCTGGGTGCAAGAAACAAATAGTCCGCTTACGGAAGAAGAGGTGGACTTTCTTACTGAAATCACCCCTCACATTGGCAAGCTTATTCATGATTCGTATCAAAAAGGGAAAGAGCATGAGGGGAAGCAAGAGAAATTGCTTTGGAACGTGCTTCTTCATGAATACGAAAGCGAAAATCAAATGAGGCGTAAAGCCCAGGTGGCAAGCCTGCCATTGCCTGAGCGCTTTTCTGTACTTGTTATGTCCATTGCAGAGCCTTCTCAAGAACCGCTTTTGAATGAAGTGCTCGAGCTTCTATCTCGGTTTAAGCGTCATAAAATTCAGGTGCTGAAAACGGAGCTTCAAGTTGTTGCTGTCATTTCTGGTGATAAAAGTATGAAGGGTTCTGCCATTGAGCATAGCCGAGAACTTGTAGAGTACGTGAAGAGTGCGTTAACTCACGAAGAATTTTATTCTTTCTTGATTGGAATTGGGAAAGAATATGTGGAGCTCATTGATATGAGGAAAAGTTTTCTAGAAGCACTGGAAGTCATTGAGACAGCTGACTTTATTGGCCCAAGGCCAGATGTGATGCCACGAGAGTTCTCGAAGCTCGGCGTATACCGGTATCTTGCCGCTCTTTATGAGAAAAACAATACGGAGCATTACTTTAATCAAAATTTGCTTAACTTGATGGAAAAGGACTCAGTTAGTCATTCTAGTTTATTAAAGACGCTAGAAGTATATTTATCGAACAACGGTAAGGGAAAAAGTACCGCCGCTGAACTGTTTATCCATCCCAATACGCTGAATTATCGCATGAAACAGATACAGGATCTAACCGACATTGATTTTGATGATTTTAATATGAAAAGTCACATTTATATTGAGTTGTTGTTGTTAAACAACATACCGTCTTACTATAACCGGTACCTTTCGGCTGTAGAGGAGCAGAAAAGTACGACGAAATAGCTAGTTTAAACGGGGATCTGGCTAGTTTTTTGGCTCAAATTGAGAAGCTGAACATGGTGCAGCTTCTTTTTGTGTTTTTGAGAGTGCTAAGTAGCTCGTTACGAGAGGCGTGTGGTAGGTTTATTGGCCAAAATTGAGATATATTGTCCAAAATCAGAATTTATTGGCAAAATCCGAAATATATTGGCTAAACTGGAAATTCAGTGACGCTCGTCTCCGCTTTTCGTGAGATCCAGCTGCGCGGGCCAAATCCTTCGGCTGTTTCACCCAATCGAATGAGACAAAAAGCGTCTCACTCTCATGGGTTCCAACATCCTGCGGATTTAAACGGGCCCGCTCCGCTTTTCGTGAGTTCCAGCTGCAGTGGGCAGACACTTGGTCACTTCACCTTCTCAAATGAACACAAAGACCGTGTTCTTTTGAGAAGGTTCCAGTGCCTGCCGTGTCTAAACGCCCACTTCCGCTTTTCCAGATCCAACTACGACTCGCAGAAACTGCGATATTTCACTCTTTCACCAGAACACAAAAAGCGTGTTCTAGTTCAAGAGTTCCAATATCTCCGTTTCTAAACGCTCATCTTCGCTTTATTCATTGTGTTTAAACCACAAAATCTCAGCTAAACTATTGTGCTTTGACCACGTTGCCAGATGCCCCTTGAAATCGATATAATTTTCACAAGAAAACAAAAACTTTCTTTGAAGTATTACACAAGCTTGATGAATGATTGGAGATATAGGGTGAAAAGGAGCGTGGTAGAGTTGGAAGCCATCAACAAGAGTTTTTTCCTTTTTCTCGCTAGCAGGCCCTCGCTTGATCGGCTCGCCAAACGATGGGGTAGCAAGTTTGGGGCAGACAAGATAGTTGGGGGTGAGACCTTTGAGCATGCGGTGCCTCTTATTCAGAACTTGAATAGCCAGGGGCTTCGGGTAACGGTGGATCACCTTGGCGAATTCGTTTCATCTGAAACAGAAGCGAAGGAGCGTACACAAGAGTGTCTTGATACGATCCGCATGATTAGTGCTCATCAACTAAATTCTCAGATGTCTTTGAAAGTCACTTCACTTGGTCTTGATATTAGCCATGATCTCGTCTGGCATAACATGATTGAGATTATGGAAGAAGCGGTGAAGCATGATGTGTTCGTTACGATCGATATGGAAGATTCGACACGAACGGAAGCGACGCTGAATCTTTACAAAGACCTGAAGAAGAAGTATGACAACATTGGAACGGTCATTCAGTCTTATTTATACCGATCTGATCAGGACCTGGATGATTTGAATGAAGTAAACCCTAATTTGCGTCTCGTCAAAGGGGCTTACAAAGAATCAGCGAAGGTTGCTTTTCCAGCAAAATCAGATGTTGATCATAATTTGAAGCAGCTCATTAAGAAGCATTTATTGAATGGGAATTTTACAGCCATCGCTAGTCACGATGAGGCCATCATTACCTTTACGAAAGAATTCGTGAAAGAGCATGATATTCCGAAAGACCAATTTGAGTTTCAAATGCTGTACGGTATGCGAAGCCAGAGTCAGCTCGATCTTCTAGCGGAAGGTTATGCGGTAAGAGTATACCTACCTTATGGGAACGATTGGTATGGGTATTTTATGCGGCGGTTGGCGGAACGACCTGCGAACATCGCCTTTGCTTTTAATGGAATCTTTAAAAAATAAACTTCTTATATTTGAAAGGGGAATTTACTCATGGTAGTACCATACAAACACGAACCGTTTACTGATTTCACTGTTAAGGAAAACAAAAAGGCTTTTGAAGAAGCACTGAAACTAGTAAAAGAAGAGCTCGGAAAAGATCATGATCTTCTTATCAATGGTGAGCGTGTAAGCACGGAAGATAAAATTGTTTCCATTAACCCTGCTAACAAAGAGCAAATCGTTGGCCGCGTATCGAAGGCAACGAAAGAGCATGCGGAACGCGCCATTCAGTCTGCAGATGAAGCATTTGAAGGCTGGAGAAAATGGACGGCTCGCTCTCGTGCTGAGCTTCTATTCCGCGCAGCTTCGATTGTTCGTCGCCGTAAACATGAATTCTCTGCTTATCTTGTCTTTGAAGCAGGTAAGCCGTGGAAAGAAGCTGATGCAGATACAGCTGAAGCGATTGACTTCATGGAATACTATGCGCGTCAAATGATCGAGCTAGGAGAAGGCAAAGCGATTGAAAGCCGTCCTGGTGAACAAAACCGTTACGTTTACACGCCAAGTGGTGTTGCACTCGTTATTCCACCATGGAACTTTGCTTTTGCAATTATGGCAGGTACGACGGTAGCTCCTCTTGTAACAGGAAATACGGTTCTTCTTAAGCCAGCAAGTGCAACTCCAGTTGTTGCAGCGAAGTTTGTTGAAGTGCTTGAAGAAGCTGGACTTCCAAAAGGCGTGTTGAACTTTGTTCCAGGTAGCGGAGCTGAAGTGGGCGATTATCTTGTGGATCACCCGAAAACATCGATCATCACATTCACAGGTTCACGAGAAGTCGGTACACGTATCTATGAGCGTGCGGCGAAAGTACAGCCGGGTCAACAACACCTGAAGCGAGTGATCGTTGAAATGGGTGGTAAAGATACGATCGTTGTGGATAAAGATTCAGATCTAGAACTTGCTGCACAGGCAATCGTTGTCTCAGCATTTGGCTTCTCAGGTCAGAAATGTTCTGCAGGCTCCCGTGCGGTCATTTTGAAAGAGGTATATGATCAGGTTCGTGATCGCGTTGTTGAATTAACAAATGAACTTACACTTGGCGAAACGACAGGTCCAGATGTGTACATGGGACCAGTCATTGATCAGGCATCATTTGATAAAATCATGAGCTATATTGAAATTGGGAAAGAAGAAGGACGTCTCGTTGCTGGAGGAGAAGGCGATGATTCGAAAGGATTCTTCATCAAGCCGACCGTGTTTGCTGATCTTGCTCCGAAATCACGCATGCAGCAAGAAGAAATTTTCGGTCCGGTTGTCTGCTTAACGAAAGCAGATAACTTCGATGAAGCAATTGAGATTGCGAACAATACGGAGTACGGCTTAACTGGTGCGGTAATCACGAATAATCGTGCCCACATCGAGCAAGCGAAGATGGACTTCCACGTAGGTAACCTGTATTTCAACCGTAACTGTACAGGAGCAATTGTTGGATACCACCCATTTGGCGGGTTTAAAATGTCCGGTACAGATTCAAAAGCAGGTGGACCAGATTACCTTGGCCTTCACATGCAGGCAAAAACAGTTTCTGAAATGTTTTAATCGGATAGGCTAAAAAGGCTGTCACCTTAAGTGGGTGACAGCCTTTGTTTTGTTCTAAAGTAGAAGGGAAAGTGATGAGAAGGGAAGTGGTTTTATATGGAAATTTTAGCGGCTGTTGTTATCATGATAGGGATTATTTCGGTTCGCGTGATTGGTTTCTTTTATCCATCTTTTCTTGAGATAAAAGGAAAACAGTTAACGGAAGGGCAAAAGTATGCCATTGATGCACTAGCGATTGGAATTTTGCTTGTTACGTTTATCATTGTATGGACGTTGTAAAAGGTAGGAAGAGATACTTAGCTCTCTTCCTTGTGAAGTGGGAGAAAGAGGTTGGCAATTGTACCGGCACCTTCATTTGAATCAATGACGATTTTTCCGTGATGAGCTTTCATAATATCAAAGCAAATCGAAAGTCCAATTCCAAGCCCACTGCTTTTCGTACTAAAAAAGGGAGTTCCGAGCTGTTTAATCTCTTTTTCACTCATCCCCTTGCCATTATCTTTTACCGCAATGATAGCGTGTTGGTCTTTTTTTTCTAAAGAGACAGTAATTTCTCCACCCTGAGGCATTGCTTCAATGGCATTTTTAATGAAATTAATAAGCACTTGTTTGATTTGGGAGGCATCCATCCAAACGGTTATTTGCTCCTCTTCGGCATGAAAGTAAAGTTCAACATTATGTAGGTGAGCATTGCTTTTCATTAATTCAACCGTTTCAAATATGAGAGGATATAAATGCCCGGATTTTCGTTCACTAATTGTTTGTTTTCCCATCATGACAAATTGATTGACAAGGTTTTTCATACGCTCAAGCTCAGTTCTAATAATATCGATATAATGGGCTTGTTTTTTATCCACATCCAATAGCTGTGTAAAGCCGATGATGGATGTGAGAGGATTGCGGATTTCATGGGCTAACCCAGCCCCTAATTTTCCAATAGCAGAAAGTTTCTCAGATTGGATGACCTGCTCTTGCAGTTGATAATAAGAGGTCATATCGCGAAACTGAGCAAAAGCACCGCTTAGCTTCTGATTGTGATTATATAGAGGTAAAATATCAAGTAAACACTTTCGTTCATCAAGCCTTGAGAAGGTGATTTCGATATCCTCGATTCCTTTTTCTTTCGTGAGCACATGATCGAAAAATGGTTTAAGAACAGGAACCTCTGATATATGAGACCCGATCATGTTGATCTTATTCATTCCTGTTAGTTGCGCGGCGCTTTGATTAAATTCTCTTATATGACCAATCTGATCTGAAATAACAATTCCAATTGGCGTTGTGCTCATCAGCATTTGATTGTAGAGATGAAGCTGTTCGTTTTGTTCATGAACCCGGATTTCGCGTTCAATGGTGTCAATTGAAGATGAAAGCAAGCCAAGGTGTAACGGTGAGGCGTGCTCTTTTGGTGTCATAATTGAAATGGTGCCAATCACTTCTCCGTTACGATAACGATAAGGTGCCGAGTAGCACGCCACCTCACTAAAACAATAATGGTAATGATCATCCCCAATTAAATGAATCGGCTTGTTGTGTTTTAGTGCAAGTGTAATGGCATTCGTACCTGCCGTTTCTTCATCGAATTTAACGCCGTTTTGAATGCCGAGTGACGCTGTCATTTGTTTAAGACGCTCGTCTCCATAGGAATCTAACACAACCCCCTGGTCGTCAGTCGTCACGATAACAGTAGGGATATCGGTTATAAAGCTTAAAAGCTTTGTCATGAATGTTTGAATGGTGGAAAGCGCACGTTCGTAATGTTGCAGGCGCTGATTTAACTCTTCTTCCGTTAATAAAACGTGAAGAACAGGAACTGAGTTTGGATCCATTTGGTAAACATGCTCGCAGGTGGTTTTAGAGTTTTTGATGTACGTTTCACGTTGCGTCATGGGGCATCCTCTTTTCCTGGTAATAATGATATTAGCTTTATATAAAAAGTATTGGTTATGTATTAAATTGAAGCATTTTTTATAGATTATCATACTTTTGTACCTGTTGGTTCGTTTTTACCATAAATAAGGATGAATAAGAATCAGGTGAGGGGAGATTGCTTCTTATGAAAAAGGATGACAAGATAAGCAAATCATTTGCGAAGGGGGAGATAGTGGGTGAGGACAATTCTCTTATTTACTTTAGCAGGCCTACTGAAATTGGAGGAGGCTATTTAATATGGCTATGGCTTCGAGAAGGATATTCAAGCTTACGAGGTTTACCGGGAGGAGTAGCTTTAGTTCTATATGGCATCATTGCCACTTTGCAAGTTTATCCAGATTTCGGAAGAGTGTATGCGGCATATGGAGGGGTGTTTGTCGTGATGTCGGTTCTTTAGGGATGGAGACACGATTTACTTGGAGCCGCGATTTGCCCACGTCACTAGCCGTCTATAAAAGATAAAAAGGGTTTTTATCTCATTGAGAAGAATGAAGGAGAGGGGAGTATAAAAGGAGAGTGAAGTCTTATGAAGATCAGTGAATACAATCGAATGGTGTGGGATAAAAAAGTCGCAGATGGTGTTTCGTATACGAAGCCTGTCACAAGTGAAGTGATTGAGGAAAGCAAGAGAGGAAATTGGCACATCACAGTAACGACGGAAAAGCCTGTCCCACGTGAGTGGTTTCCGACTTCGCTAAAAGGGGTTAAGATTCTTTGTCTCGCTTCTGGTGGTGGGCAGCAGGGGCCAACCCTTGCCGCTGCAGGAGCAGAAGTAACCGTTGTTGATCTTTCTGAGAAACAGCTTGAGCAGGATCGGTTTGTTGCTGAAAGGGATGATTTGCAGCTTACTGTTGAAAAAGGAGATATGACAGACTTATCATTTATCGACAATCATACGTTCGATATGGTTGTTCATCCTGTCTCCAACGTATTTGTTGAAAATGTTTTACCCGTTTGGAAAGAGGCGTCAAGAGTATTAAAAGACGGTGGCACGCTGATTTCAGGATTTACAAATCCTTTGCTTTACCTTTTCGATGGTGCGCAGGAGGAGAAAGGAATTCTAGATGTGAAGAACAGCATTCCGTATTCTCCGCTCGATCAATTAAGGGAAGACGAGCTTCAGATATACAAGGAAAGCAATCAAGCACTTGAATTCGGCCATACGCTAGAGGATCAAATTCAGGGACAGATTGATGCCGGATTTCTGATCGCTGGTTTCTATGAAGATGATTTTGGTGGAAGGCGCCTAATCGATCGCTATACTCAAACGTTTATTGCAACAAAGGCAATTAAAACAAAATAAAGTTACCATTTATTTTTGGCGCACAAGGGGGAGTTTAATATGGAATACGTTGGCTCATCGGTATACGATGATCATGCTTTTTATGAGCAATATATGGCCAGACGCCATCGAGAAGAAAGTCCAAATAAGGTAATCGAATATCCCGCTCTTATGTCTTTACTAGGAGATGTTACCGATAAGAAAATTCTTGATCTCGGTTGTGGAGACGCCTCGCTTGGAGAGTCATTACTAAGCAAGCAGTGTAAAGAATATGTAGGTGTGGATGGCTCTCAGAACATGGTGAAGCAAGCGGAATTAAAGCTACAGGGGAGGAAAGGAAGCGTTGTGCACACATCCTTAGAAACCTATTCTTATCCAGCAGATGCTTTTGATCGGGTTGTTTCCCAATTAGTCCTTCATTACATAGAAGATCTAGAATCGATTGTTAAAAACGTATACGAGACGTTAAAACCTGGAGGAAAGTTCGTTTTCAGCGTCCTTCACCCGGTTATGACGGCTTCTTTCAAAAGTATGACGGGAAAACGAACGGATTGGATTGTTGATGATTATTTTGACACGGGTAAGAGAATTGAACCATGGATTGGGGAACAAGTGGTGAAATACCATCGGACGATTGAAGACTATTTTCTTATCCTTCAGGGCTCTGGATTTACGATACAGGGCTTAAAAGAAGGAACGCCACAACGAGAAAATTTTCAAGAAGAAGAAGAGTTTAAAAGAAGACAGCGTATTCCGTTATTTTTAATCATTTCCTGCATAAAATAACAATTGACAGCGATGAAGAATTGAATTATGATCATCTCAACTAATTAAATAACGCAACTCCTAAAGGGGAGTAGCTTTTACAGCAAAGTCGTCATTCCAGAGCTTATTAGCTCTCGGCTTTGTTGGCAACATTCGTGTTGTTAGCAAGACCTTTACTTTTACGGTAAAGGTCTTTATTTGTTTCAAAAGACCTTTGCCAAAGCGGCAGAGGTCTTTTTTATGCAAAATGATTTACTTGAAAACGAAGGGGGATTTAATAATGGATGTATCAATGTTGTTGGAGTACGGATGGGTTTTGCTACTTCTTATTGCACTTGAAGGGTTGCTTGCGGCAGATAATGCTCTCGTATTGGCGATTATGGTAAAACATTTGCCAGAAGAAGAGCGTAAGAAAGCATTGTTTTACGGGCTAGCTGGTGCCTTTGTTTTTCGCTTTGCCTCCCTATTTGCGATTTCTTTTCTCGTTGGTGTGTGGCAGGTGCAAGCAATCGGAGCGCTTTACCTTTTATTTATTGCTATCAATCATATCGTTCGAAAGCAGCTGATGAAGAAGGGGAAAAGCGATGTTG contains:
- a CDS encoding SDR family oxidoreductase, which translates into the protein MDLNLKGKSVVVTAASKGLGRASALAFAKEGAHVILSSRSEDELKKACEEIIEETGNEQVTWTVCDMTKADDINRLMTFAAETNGTVDVLINNAGGPPAGRFEDFDDEGWQNAFELNLLSFVRTSRAAIPYMKENGWGRILNIASSSIKQSLDNLILSNTFRAGIVGLAKSLSQEYAEHNILVNTVGPGRIATDRVEQLDQIKADQLGINVAELKSQAEQSIPMKRYGEPDEFAKAIVFLGSDANTYMTGQSLVVDGGLVKAL
- a CDS encoding helix-turn-helix domain-containing protein, with product MVDAKERILEATDIHKATEMISIATNKPVIIENKNFELISYSTASESFDQTQQKTILYKKCPVFIIDRLKKEGIVQQLESNEAPIRIAPIEEIGFYQRVVVKAIYEERTMGYLWVQETNSPLTEEEVDFLTEITPHIGKLIHDSYQKGKEHEGKQEKLLWNVLLHEYESENQMRRKAQVASLPLPERFSVLVMSIAEPSQEPLLNEVLELLSRFKRHKIQVLKTELQVVAVISGDKSMKGSAIEHSRELVEYVKSALTHEEFYSFLIGIGKEYVELIDMRKSFLEALEVIETADFIGPRPDVMPREFSKLGVYRYLAALYEKNNTEHYFNQNLLNLMEKDSVSHSSLLKTLEVYLSNNGKGKSTAAELFIHPNTLNYRMKQIQDLTDIDFDDFNMKSHIYIELLLLNNIPSYYNRYLSAVEEQKSTTK
- a CDS encoding proline dehydrogenase, whose product is MEAINKSFFLFLASRPSLDRLAKRWGSKFGADKIVGGETFEHAVPLIQNLNSQGLRVTVDHLGEFVSSETEAKERTQECLDTIRMISAHQLNSQMSLKVTSLGLDISHDLVWHNMIEIMEEAVKHDVFVTIDMEDSTRTEATLNLYKDLKKKYDNIGTVIQSYLYRSDQDLDDLNEVNPNLRLVKGAYKESAKVAFPAKSDVDHNLKQLIKKHLLNGNFTAIASHDEAIITFTKEFVKEHDIPKDQFEFQMLYGMRSQSQLDLLAEGYAVRVYLPYGNDWYGYFMRRLAERPANIAFAFNGIFKK
- the pruA gene encoding L-glutamate gamma-semialdehyde dehydrogenase, which gives rise to MVVPYKHEPFTDFTVKENKKAFEEALKLVKEELGKDHDLLINGERVSTEDKIVSINPANKEQIVGRVSKATKEHAERAIQSADEAFEGWRKWTARSRAELLFRAASIVRRRKHEFSAYLVFEAGKPWKEADADTAEAIDFMEYYARQMIELGEGKAIESRPGEQNRYVYTPSGVALVIPPWNFAFAIMAGTTVAPLVTGNTVLLKPASATPVVAAKFVEVLEEAGLPKGVLNFVPGSGAEVGDYLVDHPKTSIITFTGSREVGTRIYERAAKVQPGQQHLKRVIVEMGGKDTIVVDKDSDLELAAQAIVVSAFGFSGQKCSAGSRAVILKEVYDQVRDRVVELTNELTLGETTGPDVYMGPVIDQASFDKIMSYIEIGKEEGRLVAGGEGDDSKGFFIKPTVFADLAPKSRMQQEEIFGPVVCLTKADNFDEAIEIANNTEYGLTGAVITNNRAHIEQAKMDFHVGNLYFNRNCTGAIVGYHPFGGFKMSGTDSKAGGPDYLGLHMQAKTVSEMF
- a CDS encoding ATP-binding protein; the protein is MTQRETYIKNSKTTCEHVYQMDPNSVPVLHVLLTEEELNQRLQHYERALSTIQTFMTKLLSFITDIPTVIVTTDDQGVVLDSYGDERLKQMTASLGIQNGVKFDEETAGTNAITLALKHNKPIHLIGDDHYHYCFSEVACYSAPYRYRNGEVIGTISIMTPKEHASPLHLGLLSSSIDTIEREIRVHEQNEQLHLYNQMLMSTTPIGIVISDQIGHIREFNQSAAQLTGMNKINMIGSHISEVPVLKPFFDHVLTKEKGIEDIEITFSRLDERKCLLDILPLYNHNQKLSGAFAQFRDMTSYYQLQEQVIQSEKLSAIGKLGAGLAHEIRNPLTSIIGFTQLLDVDKKQAHYIDIIRTELERMKNLVNQFVMMGKQTISERKSGHLYPLIFETVELMKSNAHLHNVELYFHAEEEQITVWMDASQIKQVLINFIKNAIEAMPQGGEITVSLEKKDQHAIIAVKDNGKGMSEKEIKQLGTPFFSTKSSGLGIGLSICFDIMKAHHGKIVIDSNEGAGTIANLFLPLHKEES
- a CDS encoding class I SAM-dependent methyltransferase — protein: MKISEYNRMVWDKKVADGVSYTKPVTSEVIEESKRGNWHITVTTEKPVPREWFPTSLKGVKILCLASGGGQQGPTLAAAGAEVTVVDLSEKQLEQDRFVAERDDLQLTVEKGDMTDLSFIDNHTFDMVVHPVSNVFVENVLPVWKEASRVLKDGGTLISGFTNPLLYLFDGAQEEKGILDVKNSIPYSPLDQLREDELQIYKESNQALEFGHTLEDQIQGQIDAGFLIAGFYEDDFGGRRLIDRYTQTFIATKAIKTK
- a CDS encoding class I SAM-dependent methyltransferase, translated to MEYVGSSVYDDHAFYEQYMARRHREESPNKVIEYPALMSLLGDVTDKKILDLGCGDASLGESLLSKQCKEYVGVDGSQNMVKQAELKLQGRKGSVVHTSLETYSYPADAFDRVVSQLVLHYIEDLESIVKNVYETLKPGGKFVFSVLHPVMTASFKSMTGKRTDWIVDDYFDTGKRIEPWIGEQVVKYHRTIEDYFLILQGSGFTIQGLKEGTPQRENFQEEEEFKRRQRIPLFLIISCIK